From the genome of Calditrichota bacterium:
AACGGGTCGAAGCCCTCCATATCGACGTTGAAGCCACCGAAACCGCCGCCAAACTGCGGCCCATTATGGCCGTAACGGTCGTATTGGGCGCGTTTTGTGTCGTCGGTCAGGACTGCGTAAGCCTCGCCGATCTCCTTAAACTTCTCTTCGGCGCTCTTATCCCCCGGATTACGATCGGGGTGATACTGCATCGCCAACTTACGATAGGCCTTTCTTATCTCATCTGCGGAAGCGCTTTTCGGAATGCCGAGGAGATCGTAGTAGTCGTTCTTAGCCAACCGCTGGAGCCTCAACTTCTGCAACGTTGTTCACAACAACCCGGGAGTGCCGGATCACCCGGTCTCCGAGCCGGTAGCCGGTCTGCGCCTCGGCGAGGATCGCACCCGAGGGTTGGGATGGGTCAGTCATTTCGGCAACAGCCTCGTGGAGATTGGCATCGAAAAGCGCGTTCCCGGCCGGTATGGGCTGAAGCCCTTCGCTTTCAAGGACTCCGTAAAACTTACGCCGGATCAACCCGGCCGCGCTGATAACCGATGCGGCATCGACTTTTGCCGGGTCCTGCCCCAGGAGGCGGTCAAAGTCATCGAGCGACGGCAGCAGTGCGCGGATGATGCGCTCCCCGGCGGTCTGGACGACGGTGCGATACTCCGCCGCGGTGCGCTTGCGAAAATTGTCATATTCGGCGGCGAGTCGGAGCCGTTTATCACGCTCATCGGCGAGGGTGGTACTTAAAGTCGTAACCTCCGCTTCGAGCGCGGCGATCTTGCGTCGCACCCGGCCTCGGGCAGTGGCTGGTGGCTCTGCATCCGGAGGCACGATGGGGTCGGGATGTGAGGTGGTGGTTTCTGTTCCTTTGGTCATGCACTAAGGTCGAGATGAGCCATTCCCGCTATTCGGGTCTATCATTTCAATATAATGCAGGAACCGGGCAGGCGAAAGGGGGGTAGGCGAGGTGTTGGCTTCGATGCTTGAAGGACGATCTTCGAGGATGCAGAAAGAGAGGGGATTCTATGCGCTGTTGTTACGATAAACAAGTCTGTGGATAGCCCCCCCTTTAATCCCCCTCCTGCTATGCAGGAGGGGGTGCAAGTGGCTTCCTTCCCTGATTGTAGTGGGGGATAAATCGTTCTACCCCCTGCTCTGTAGGGAGGTAGATTGGCTGGAGTATTATGATTGGTACTCCTGCTCTCTAAACCCTCCATTCCTCCCGTTTAACTTCAATCGCCTCAACCTCCTCCTCTGCCCTTGGATGGTGGTGCTTCCACTCGTCCTTCGACATCCGCCCCGTGAGCCAGGTCCAACTCATCGGATATTCCTTGGGCAGGAAGATGGTGAAGAAGAAATGCCAGATCACAATTGCCGAAACCGCCAGGATCGCTTCGTAGAAATGGATCACTTCGCAGACCCGCACCACCCAGGCCGGCAGCCAGCCGGTCGCCAACGCCGGGAACCATAAGATTAACCCGGTCAGCGTCATCACCACGGTCCCCCAGATAAGAGCCCAATATTCTGCCTTTTGGGTGTAGTCAAAATGCCCGAACCGGGGCGGATGTTCCCGCAGTCTTAAGTAATAAGCCAGATTCCCCAACGCTTCGCCAATGTCGCTGAATTTTGGGAACATGGCGAGCAGAAGCATCCGGCCGCGCCGGGTTGCGATCATATACCAAACATGGTAGATGGATGCTGCGACCATCGCCACCGCCAGCGACCGGTGAATTAGGCGGCGGACTTCCTCCGACATCCCGAGTTCCTTCAGAACGTGCACCCACCACTGGTCGGGATAGCGCAGCGCAAAACCGGTAATGGCGAGTCCAGAGAAAGTAACTGCCAGCA
Proteins encoded in this window:
- a CDS encoding molecular chaperone DnaJ (chaperone Hsp40; co-chaperone with DnaK; Participates actively in the response to hyperosmotic and heat shock by preventing the aggregation of stress-denatured proteins and by disaggregating proteins, also in an autonomous, dnaK-independent fashion), which translates into the protein MAKNDYYDLLGIPKSASADEIRKAYRKLAMQYHPDRNPGDKSAEEKFKEIGEAYAVLTDDTKRAQYDRYGHNGPQFGGGFGGFNVDMEGFDP
- a CDS encoding nucleotide exchange factor GrpE yields the protein MTKGTETTTSHPDPIVPPDAEPPATARGRVRRKIAALEAEVTTLSTTLADERDKRLRLAAEYDNFRKRTAAEYRTVVQTAGERIIRALLPSLDDFDRLLGQDPAKVDAASVISAAGLIRRKFYGVLESEGLQPIPAGNALFDANLHEAVAEMTDPSQPSGAILAEAQTGYRLGDRVIRHSRVVVNNVAEVEAPAVG